One part of the Deltaproteobacteria bacterium genome encodes these proteins:
- a CDS encoding DUF2442 domain-containing protein translates to MKKYHHVKNVRFDNQFLLLNVDGREYRVDLWQHSKKLAAAAQHAKEKFELSPSRYGIHWPELDEDLSIDGMITAAKVRKAG, encoded by the coding sequence ATGAAAAAATATCATCACGTGAAAAACGTCCGTTTTGACAATCAGTTTCTCCTGTTGAATGTCGATGGTCGGGAGTACCGGGTCGATCTTTGGCAACATTCCAAGAAGCTTGCGGCGGCAGCCCAGCACGCGAAGGAAAAATTCGAGCTGTCGCCGTCGAGGTACGGAATTCACTGGCCGGAGTTAGACGAAGATCTTTCGATCGACGGAATGATCACGGCGGCGAAGGTGAGAAAGGCGGGATAG
- a CDS encoding DUF4160 domain-containing protein has translation MLTGGKILANNTSLLIRGWRFFFYANEANEPIHIHCRKAEKECKYWLDRANFGVAEAFSYRMTGKDKREVIKIIFEHFEYIESEWNKFEKRKQ, from the coding sequence ATGTTAACAGGAGGAAAAATCCTTGCCAACAATACTTCACTTCTCATTCGCGGATGGCGATTCTTTTTCTATGCCAATGAGGCCAATGAGCCAATTCATATCCATTGTCGGAAGGCCGAGAAAGAATGTAAATACTGGTTGGACCGGGCGAACTTTGGCGTCGCGGAAGCGTTTAGTTATCGGATGACCGGGAAAGACAAGCGAGAAGTCATAAAAATAATATTCGAGCACTTTGAGTATATCGAGAGCGAGTGGAACAAGTTCGAGAAGAGAAAACAATGA